A region from the Dethiosulfovibrio faecalis genome encodes:
- a CDS encoding OPT family oligopeptide transporter has translation MSTSEETKKEPIRRLPEEAYEVMDGDQYPPYVSSDKKIPELTFRAIFLGFILSIVLGAANAYLGLKVGMTVSASIPAAVISMGIMRGILKKGTILENNIVQTIASSGESLAAGVIFTVPALYILARTNPQLVPPKLITVTLMSALGGLLGLLFMIPLRRFLIVKEHGNIPYPEGAACAEVLVAGEVGGAPAKTLFASLGLAGVYRFAQAGMKIFPEEIEWGIKGFTGAHIGADIFPSLMGVGFIVGRRIATIMLVGGVVAWLGVIPLIEFFGRHSADAIFPAATAVSELGVWGIWNKYIRYVGAGAVAFGGLLSFVEALPTIINSFKAVMKRSKNDDGTPERRTQQDLPGKIVTWGSLLVAVSMLFVLPIDNTVARIVSAIAVVVFGFFFVTVSSRIVGLVGSSNNPVSGMTIATLLLTAILVKLGGISGIEGILASLTAGSVVCIALACAGDMSQDLKTGFLVGSTPKYQQIGEMIGTVAAALVIGLVLIMLDSTYGFGSKELPAPQAGLMAMVVQGIFQGDLPWTLVWIGAALGLCARLVQIPVLPFGIGLYLPIHLSVPIFFGSLIREAVMKKFPKGHEKHKPALETGMLISSGFVAGDALVGLLAAFLAYVGVADKIAVGGPLSASGIGGLVLFMVLALYMYRKCCTAEAD, from the coding sequence TTGAGTACTTCGGAAGAAACAAAGAAAGAGCCTATTCGCAGGCTGCCCGAAGAGGCCTACGAGGTGATGGACGGGGATCAATATCCGCCCTACGTATCGTCGGATAAGAAGATACCGGAGCTGACCTTCAGGGCCATTTTTCTAGGCTTTATTCTTTCCATCGTCCTTGGAGCAGCCAACGCCTATCTGGGCCTCAAGGTCGGCATGACAGTATCGGCGTCCATACCGGCGGCGGTCATCTCGATGGGCATAATGAGGGGAATCCTCAAGAAGGGGACCATCCTGGAGAACAACATCGTCCAGACCATAGCGTCCTCCGGCGAGTCCCTGGCGGCGGGGGTCATATTCACCGTGCCGGCCCTCTACATACTGGCCCGGACCAACCCTCAGCTGGTCCCCCCCAAGCTGATCACCGTAACCCTCATGTCCGCCCTGGGAGGGCTGCTGGGACTGCTCTTCATGATCCCCCTGCGGCGCTTCCTGATCGTCAAGGAACACGGGAACATCCCCTACCCCGAGGGCGCGGCCTGCGCCGAGGTCCTCGTGGCGGGCGAGGTCGGAGGAGCCCCGGCCAAGACATTGTTCGCATCCCTCGGTCTGGCAGGAGTGTATCGTTTCGCCCAGGCGGGAATGAAGATCTTCCCCGAGGAAATCGAGTGGGGCATCAAGGGCTTCACCGGAGCCCACATAGGCGCCGACATATTCCCGTCCCTCATGGGAGTTGGCTTTATCGTCGGTCGCAGGATAGCCACCATAATGCTCGTCGGAGGCGTAGTCGCCTGGCTGGGAGTCATCCCTCTGATAGAGTTCTTCGGAAGACATTCGGCCGACGCCATCTTCCCGGCGGCGACGGCCGTGTCGGAACTCGGAGTGTGGGGGATATGGAATAAATACATCCGCTACGTCGGAGCCGGAGCGGTTGCTTTCGGAGGACTCCTCAGCTTCGTGGAAGCCCTTCCCACCATTATCAACAGCTTCAAGGCCGTCATGAAACGCTCCAAGAACGACGACGGGACGCCGGAGAGAAGGACCCAGCAGGACCTTCCCGGAAAGATCGTCACATGGGGATCCCTGCTGGTGGCGGTGTCCATGCTATTCGTCCTTCCCATAGACAACACCGTAGCCAGGATAGTGTCCGCCATAGCGGTGGTCGTCTTCGGCTTCTTCTTCGTAACGGTCTCCAGCAGGATCGTCGGTCTGGTCGGAAGCTCCAACAACCCGGTGTCCGGGATGACCATAGCCACCCTTCTGTTGACGGCGATACTGGTAAAGCTCGGCGGGATCTCCGGCATAGAGGGAATACTGGCGAGCCTCACGGCGGGATCGGTGGTCTGCATCGCCCTGGCCTGCGCCGGAGATATGTCTCAGGACCTCAAGACCGGATTCCTTGTCGGATCCACCCCCAAGTATCAGCAGATCGGGGAGATGATCGGAACCGTCGCCGCCGCGCTGGTGATAGGGCTCGTCCTGATAATGCTGGACAGCACCTACGGCTTCGGCTCCAAGGAGCTCCCGGCTCCCCAGGCGGGGCTGATGGCCATGGTCGTCCAGGGGATATTCCAGGGAGACCTGCCCTGGACCCTGGTGTGGATCGGAGCGGCTCTGGGACTCTGCGCCAGACTGGTCCAGATCCCGGTTCTTCCCTTCGGCATCGGCCTGTACCTCCCGATCCACCTCTCCGTGCCGATCTTCTTCGGATCCCTCATCAGAGAGGCAGTCATGAAGAAGTTCCCCAAGGGACACGAGAAGCACAAACCCGCCCTGGAGACGGGAATGCTCATCAGCTCAGGCTTCGTCGCGGGAGACGCTTTGGTGGGTCTTCTGGCCGCCTTCCTGGCCTACGTCGGAGTGGCGGACAAGATAGCCGTAGGCGGGCCCCTCTCGGCGAGCGGAATCGGAGGACTGGTTCTTTTCATGGTGCTGGCTCTCTATATGTACAGAAAGTGCTGCACCGCCGAAGCGGACTAA
- the casA gene encoding type I-E CRISPR-associated protein Cse1/CasA, producing MNLLSDRWIPVSDGASMTQISVEELLCSDRCYSICHPRDDMELAALQLLVCLTQAVLAPENDEELRGRLETPLDPVEYREAAAIKMDWFDLEHEKTPFMQDPRVLEYMTSKGKDLAKEKTGIAKLLPGLPEGKGSGCLFNGAGDIRCMCPSCAAMALFNQATEAPSFGGGFKDPLRKAGPVTALIYDENLRLMVWKNALPCDFVEGRLPSVDEKNDVPNWILQMGEGDVVRTEEIGLLRGLFWQPASLFLEWSDGEGTCDCCGLRMSRSTLSFWKRKFKYDLDGVMWPHPHGARLMDKGKWNGVTFRGVAPLWTRFSEFLRWQDGHQPELVLEHYKNFVSHERLNLSVGGYTNRQASILERHHQVISLGSGWPEHIEDIDGRVELAVGYEKELSGKSFGLGKRVSGDGGGLKERARKMFFQKTESLMHEALQYTEWNREKAFRLELADRLKVLCSKILEEVARPYMDQPHGLLAYVTAKKNLEAAMDRLHKSIE from the coding sequence ATGAACTTGCTGTCGGATAGGTGGATTCCCGTTTCCGACGGGGCGTCCATGACTCAAATATCCGTGGAGGAGCTTCTATGTTCCGATAGATGCTATTCCATATGCCATCCAAGGGACGATATGGAACTGGCAGCTTTGCAGTTGCTAGTGTGTCTGACCCAGGCCGTCTTAGCGCCCGAAAACGACGAGGAGCTTCGGGGAAGACTGGAGACGCCCCTTGATCCAGTGGAGTATCGAGAGGCCGCGGCGATAAAGATGGACTGGTTCGACCTGGAGCATGAGAAAACTCCGTTTATGCAGGATCCCAGGGTTTTAGAGTATATGACCTCTAAAGGGAAGGATCTGGCTAAGGAAAAGACCGGAATAGCCAAGCTTCTTCCGGGACTTCCAGAGGGAAAGGGGTCCGGCTGTCTTTTCAACGGGGCCGGGGATATCCGGTGTATGTGTCCCTCGTGTGCCGCTATGGCTCTTTTCAACCAGGCTACCGAGGCCCCCTCCTTTGGGGGAGGTTTCAAGGATCCTCTGCGAAAGGCGGGACCTGTTACGGCCCTCATATATGATGAAAACCTCAGACTCATGGTCTGGAAAAACGCTCTCCCCTGCGACTTTGTGGAGGGAAGACTTCCGTCGGTGGATGAGAAAAACGACGTGCCTAACTGGATTTTACAGATGGGCGAGGGAGACGTGGTTCGGACTGAGGAAATTGGTCTCTTGAGGGGGCTGTTCTGGCAGCCCGCTAGCCTTTTTCTTGAGTGGTCGGATGGAGAAGGGACGTGTGACTGCTGTGGTCTTAGGATGTCCAGATCAACTTTGTCATTTTGGAAGAGGAAGTTCAAATACGATCTTGACGGCGTTATGTGGCCTCATCCTCACGGGGCCAGACTTATGGACAAGGGGAAATGGAACGGGGTCACGTTTAGGGGAGTGGCCCCTCTCTGGACTCGCTTTTCCGAGTTTTTGAGATGGCAGGACGGACACCAGCCCGAGCTGGTTTTGGAGCATTATAAAAACTTCGTTTCTCACGAGCGGCTGAACCTGAGCGTCGGAGGCTATACCAACAGACAGGCTTCCATCCTGGAGAGGCACCATCAGGTGATATCTCTGGGATCCGGTTGGCCGGAGCATATCGAAGATATCGACGGTCGAGTAGAACTGGCCGTCGGATATGAAAAAGAGCTGAGTGGCAAGAGTTTCGGGTTGGGCAAGAGGGTGTCTGGCGATGGTGGTGGTCTCAAGGAACGGGCAAGGAAGATGTTTTTCCAGAAAACCGAATCGCTGATGCACGAGGCGCTTCAGTACACCGAATGGAACAGGGAGAAGGCGTTCCGCCTGGAACTTGCCGATCGGCTGAAGGTCCTGTGTTCCAAAATTCTTGAGGAGGTCGCCAGGCCCTATATGGATCAGCCTCACGGGTTGTTGGCCTATGTCACTGCTAAAAAGAACCTGGAAGCAGCTATGGATAGGCTCCATAAATC
- a CDS encoding arginase family protein, translating to MERVDMPITGICSFGKYPICGDADGLEADMAVLGVPYDLGVGFLSGTRLGPRRIREASTQYARGSRGFYDPELAAILRGIAGRFNVVCLDLVEVAPQYDPSGATCRIAAMTLLEFMGHILKRREAKN from the coding sequence ATGGAAAGAGTGGATATGCCCATAACAGGGATATGTTCTTTCGGCAAATATCCCATCTGCGGGGATGCGGATGGACTCGAGGCGGATATGGCGGTGCTCGGCGTGCCCTACGACCTGGGCGTTGGCTTTCTCAGCGGCACCAGGCTGGGCCCGAGAAGGATAAGGGAGGCCTCTACCCAGTACGCCAGGGGTTCCAGAGGATTCTACGATCCTGAGCTGGCCGCCATACTGAGGGGCATAGCCGGGAGGTTCAACGTGGTCTGTCTCGATCTGGTGGAGGTGGCTCCTCAGTACGATCCTTCCGGCGCCACCTGCCGCATCGCCGCTATGACCCTGTTGGAGTTCATGGGGCATATATTGAAAAGACGGGAAGCTAAGAATTAG
- a CDS encoding B3/4 domain-containing protein codes for MNIKIGSGVFERFEGYRRAVVLVKGADNSGEDDSLMAKLRAAEADVRERSDLADYKEIPRIASWREVFRSMGINPNKYPPSVANLIKRTGKGTDLPFVNKLVCIFNVISLRHMVPCGGDDLSVVTGDLRLDVASGTEDYVPLGKPDVLEHPDEGEIIYFDDGNRDVFCRAWCWKNGDRSKITKTTTDVAINVEGMPPVSLEDLKAIGDELAEMVREHCGGEVSVHILDDENDSLEI; via the coding sequence ATGAATATAAAGATAGGATCCGGCGTTTTCGAGAGGTTCGAGGGGTACCGCAGAGCGGTGGTCCTGGTGAAGGGAGCGGACAATTCGGGAGAGGACGACAGTCTGATGGCCAAGCTCAGGGCCGCCGAGGCGGACGTTAGGGAGAGGTCCGATCTGGCCGACTACAAGGAGATTCCCCGTATAGCATCTTGGCGGGAGGTCTTCCGGTCCATGGGCATCAACCCGAACAAGTATCCTCCATCGGTCGCCAACCTGATAAAGAGGACCGGCAAGGGGACCGATCTTCCCTTCGTGAACAAGCTGGTATGCATCTTCAACGTCATCAGCCTGAGGCATATGGTTCCCTGCGGAGGTGACGACCTCTCGGTGGTTACCGGAGATCTTCGGCTGGACGTGGCGTCCGGAACGGAGGACTACGTTCCCCTGGGCAAGCCTGACGTTTTGGAACATCCGGACGAAGGGGAGATAATCTACTTCGACGACGGCAATAGGGACGTCTTCTGTCGCGCCTGGTGCTGGAAGAACGGGGACAGAAGCAAGATAACCAAGACGACCACCGACGTGGCCATAAACGTGGAGGGAATGCCTCCCGTCTCTTTGGAGGATCTGAAAGCAATAGGGGACGAGCTGGCCGAGATGGTCCGAGAGCACTGCGGAGGCGAAGTCTCTGTCCACATACTGGACGACGAGAACGACAGCCTTGAGATATAG
- a CDS encoding dipeptidase, producing MKKITVSTVFVVFLLTLLTVSSATGCTTMLITKGATEDGSVIVSHSDDNDLMDERIVYVPAMDHEKGETRSVYCSAAAMGEFPEYRCFLYPRMVADGRGPAYMGDEPSIALGTIPQVSHTYAYFDGNYGIMNEHQLMFGECTDGAKITAKPEPGKRIFYSSELSRVALERCRTAREAIALMGSLIEEYGYYGTGETLPVADTEEGWIMEMAPSPEGVGGLWVAKRVPDGEMFVGANEFRIREVDRDDPDMMVGKELFPVAEKHGWWKPSDGPLDWLRTVSLGEYNHPYYSLRRVWRAFSLAAPSSELSPWVEDGYTKAYPFSIKPDKKLSVRDVMAIHRDHYEGTEFDLTKGVAAGPFGYPDRFYGPYDGKGDVGDPKRKLDGAWERPISVTYCGYAFVNQARGWLPDPIGGIMWLGLDKPADTVFIPFFVGVESLPDSVETCDTSLFSRDSAWWAFNFVSNWAGLRYDAIHGDIVSRREAMETGFLEKLKEVEKEAMEINRKNPEELAGFLTSFCDENAGRTVDGWWDFSEELIVKYDDGFINVGQMGTEAGYPMEWLKTTSWPEGPTEYGKR from the coding sequence GTGAAGAAAATTACGGTGTCGACTGTGTTTGTCGTTTTCCTGTTGACCTTGCTGACCGTTTCGTCCGCTACTGGCTGTACGACGATGCTGATTACCAAGGGCGCTACCGAGGATGGCTCGGTTATCGTGTCTCATTCGGACGATAACGATCTCATGGATGAGAGGATCGTCTATGTTCCCGCAATGGATCACGAGAAAGGGGAGACCAGGTCCGTCTACTGTTCAGCGGCGGCTATGGGAGAGTTCCCCGAGTATCGGTGTTTCCTCTATCCCAGAATGGTAGCCGACGGAAGAGGACCGGCCTATATGGGAGATGAGCCGTCTATCGCCCTCGGAACCATCCCTCAGGTTTCCCACACCTACGCCTATTTCGACGGCAACTACGGCATAATGAACGAGCATCAGCTGATGTTCGGAGAGTGTACCGACGGGGCCAAGATCACGGCAAAGCCCGAGCCGGGGAAGAGGATCTTCTATTCCTCCGAACTCTCCCGTGTGGCGTTGGAGAGATGCCGCACCGCCAGAGAGGCTATAGCCCTGATGGGATCTCTCATAGAGGAATACGGCTACTACGGAACCGGCGAGACCCTTCCCGTGGCCGACACGGAAGAGGGATGGATAATGGAGATGGCTCCCTCTCCGGAGGGGGTCGGTGGGCTCTGGGTCGCCAAGAGGGTGCCGGACGGAGAAATGTTCGTCGGTGCCAACGAGTTTCGCATCCGCGAGGTGGACCGGGACGATCCGGACATGATGGTGGGGAAAGAGCTCTTTCCCGTGGCAGAGAAACACGGCTGGTGGAAGCCCTCCGACGGGCCTCTGGACTGGCTCAGGACCGTTAGCCTTGGGGAGTACAACCATCCGTACTACTCCCTGCGCCGGGTCTGGCGGGCCTTCTCCCTGGCCGCTCCCTCTTCGGAGCTCTCCCCCTGGGTGGAGGACGGATATACGAAGGCCTATCCCTTCTCGATCAAGCCGGATAAAAAACTGTCGGTTCGTGACGTCATGGCCATACATCGAGACCATTACGAGGGCACCGAGTTCGACCTGACCAAGGGAGTGGCGGCGGGGCCCTTCGGATATCCCGACCGCTTCTACGGACCATACGACGGCAAGGGCGACGTAGGAGACCCGAAACGCAAGCTCGACGGAGCCTGGGAACGTCCTATCTCCGTGACCTACTGCGGCTATGCCTTCGTAAACCAGGCCAGGGGGTGGCTCCCCGATCCTATAGGAGGGATAATGTGGCTAGGGCTGGACAAACCGGCCGACACGGTGTTCATTCCCTTCTTCGTAGGGGTCGAGTCTCTTCCGGATTCGGTGGAGACCTGCGATACCTCTCTGTTCAGCAGAGACAGCGCCTGGTGGGCGTTCAACTTCGTCTCCAACTGGGCGGGACTCAGATACGATGCCATCCACGGCGATATAGTCTCCCGCCGTGAGGCTATGGAGACCGGTTTCCTCGAAAAGCTCAAAGAGGTCGAGAAAGAGGCGATGGAGATAAATCGAAAGAATCCGGAGGAACTGGCCGGTTTTCTGACCTCCTTCTGCGATGAAAACGCCGGTCGTACCGTGGACGGCTGGTGGGATTTCTCCGAAGAGCTTATAGTGAAATACGACGACGGGTTCATAAACGTGGGCCAGATGGGAACCGAGGCGGGCTATCCCATGGAGTGGCTGAAGACCACCTCGTGGCCCGAAGGACCTACGGAGTACGGGAAGCGTTGA
- the cas3 gene encoding CRISPR-associated helicase/endonuclease Cas3 has translation MAFIDDELFRYWGKFEGDQWHPLVYHCLDVASVALRWLKLSSAVRRSLHCEDERDKCPVAYFIFLHDLGKADLRFQLKGRSVMERLWSSGDLREVDKVLHRGYMHGPAGLILFEKDRKAVYSDSVTDWMRSVAAHHGSMSPVDLSIKTERYGPDLWKERDERVRSQMTSLGRDLFLKDFPEENIGEPPYGLLGFCSICDWLASNEEWFPYRSESISPEDYMDERFPLAETALRECGLIGDRSGRCGMDGLFTGWTPRGIQTLSLEDLDDGSPSLAVMEAPTGSGKTEAALALASRWLADGRADSVIFALPTQATANAMFDRLTRIAPVLFPGSANVVLAHGKSRFNSGFRSIMKKGASLSSGEDGLVQCSRWLASGKKRAFLGQIGVCTVDQVLLSVLPVRHGFVRSFGISRSVLIVDEIHAYDSYMNGLLEQVLQFQRDSGGCAILLSATLQHSRLLRLTSLWSGQDASLPSSNSYPLVTLARPGSIDCRIPFDSPPKRIVSIETIRSDCAIPSDELLERLVKETENGKTVAFICNLVDHAQRVARKLKSMSSVPVDLFHARYTFRDRAVIESHVIHRYGPGRTPGIGGILVATQVVEQSLDLDFDLMVSQLCPADLLFQRLGRLHRHDSLHGDGVPPKAIVLTPTGDDFGLHGIVYENEALLWRTRIMLEERKSITFPDAYRDWIETIYGDEPMFGEPDHVTKANQEWRNGQMGKEFAAISLVKSSLNLSDTGAEAAKLTRDGEMSLTVLPYDCATKCLMDPDGTPLASVSDMPGTLEVVDMQAVSVPAGWGKYLGKLEQRDGIFFLPVDRVEDGWETTSPMILRYSSQFGLERVMKER, from the coding sequence ATGGCTTTTATCGACGACGAGCTGTTTCGTTACTGGGGAAAATTCGAGGGGGATCAATGGCATCCCTTGGTCTATCATTGTTTAGACGTGGCGTCGGTGGCTCTCCGCTGGCTAAAACTGAGTTCTGCCGTGAGACGGTCCCTTCATTGCGAGGATGAACGGGATAAGTGTCCTGTAGCTTATTTTATCTTTCTTCACGATCTGGGTAAGGCAGACCTTCGGTTTCAGCTGAAAGGACGTTCCGTTATGGAACGTCTATGGTCGTCAGGGGATCTCCGTGAAGTCGACAAGGTGCTGCATCGCGGTTACATGCACGGTCCAGCCGGTCTGATCCTGTTCGAGAAGGACAGAAAGGCGGTCTATTCCGACTCTGTGACCGATTGGATGAGGTCCGTGGCCGCACACCACGGTTCGATGTCCCCGGTGGATCTCTCTATCAAGACGGAAAGGTACGGCCCGGATCTTTGGAAGGAACGGGATGAAAGGGTCCGTTCCCAGATGACCTCTCTCGGTCGGGATCTGTTTTTAAAGGATTTTCCCGAAGAAAATATCGGAGAGCCTCCCTATGGTCTGTTGGGGTTTTGTTCCATCTGCGATTGGCTGGCGTCCAACGAGGAGTGGTTCCCCTATCGTTCTGAATCCATCTCTCCAGAGGATTACATGGACGAACGATTTCCACTGGCCGAGACCGCCTTGAGAGAGTGTGGCCTGATAGGAGATAGGTCGGGCAGATGCGGTATGGACGGTCTGTTTACGGGATGGACTCCTAGGGGCATCCAGACCCTATCTCTGGAGGATCTCGATGATGGTTCCCCATCTCTGGCCGTCATGGAGGCTCCTACCGGATCGGGAAAGACCGAGGCCGCCCTGGCCCTTGCTTCCCGCTGGTTGGCTGATGGTCGGGCCGATTCCGTCATATTCGCCCTTCCCACCCAGGCCACGGCGAACGCCATGTTCGATCGCTTGACCAGGATAGCTCCCGTGCTTTTCCCTGGTTCGGCAAACGTCGTCTTGGCTCATGGCAAGTCCCGATTCAACAGTGGATTTCGATCGATTATGAAAAAAGGGGCCAGCCTTTCATCTGGAGAGGACGGTCTTGTCCAGTGTTCCCGTTGGTTGGCGTCGGGAAAGAAGCGGGCCTTCTTGGGGCAGATAGGTGTCTGCACGGTGGATCAGGTGCTTCTGAGCGTGCTTCCCGTTCGACACGGCTTCGTGAGGTCTTTCGGAATATCCCGGAGCGTCCTGATAGTGGACGAGATCCACGCTTACGACAGCTACATGAACGGTCTTCTCGAGCAGGTCCTCCAGTTTCAGAGGGACTCTGGGGGGTGTGCCATCCTGCTTTCCGCCACGCTCCAGCATAGTCGTCTACTCCGATTGACCTCTCTATGGAGCGGTCAAGATGCCTCTTTACCTTCTTCTAATTCCTATCCTCTCGTTACTCTTGCCAGACCGGGTAGTATAGACTGCCGTATTCCCTTCGACTCTCCTCCCAAACGAATCGTGTCTATAGAGACGATTCGTTCCGATTGCGCCATTCCCAGCGATGAACTTCTCGAGCGACTTGTCAAAGAGACCGAGAACGGTAAAACCGTCGCATTCATATGCAATCTCGTGGATCATGCCCAAAGAGTAGCTCGTAAGCTTAAATCGATGTCGTCCGTTCCTGTCGACCTGTTTCACGCTCGATATACCTTCCGGGATCGTGCGGTTATAGAGAGCCACGTTATCCATCGCTACGGTCCAGGACGTACCCCCGGAATTGGCGGAATCCTGGTTGCCACCCAGGTGGTGGAACAGAGTCTGGACCTGGACTTTGACCTTATGGTCTCCCAGCTCTGCCCGGCGGATCTCCTATTTCAGCGTTTAGGCAGGCTCCATCGCCACGATTCTCTTCACGGAGACGGCGTTCCTCCCAAGGCGATTGTTTTGACTCCTACGGGGGACGATTTTGGCCTTCACGGTATCGTCTACGAGAACGAGGCTCTTCTTTGGAGGACCAGAATTATGTTGGAGGAGAGGAAATCCATAACGTTTCCCGACGCATACAGGGATTGGATAGAGACGATTTACGGTGACGAGCCCATGTTCGGTGAGCCGGATCATGTAACTAAAGCCAACCAGGAATGGCGAAACGGACAGATGGGCAAGGAGTTCGCCGCCATATCCCTGGTCAAGTCCTCTCTGAACCTGTCCGACACCGGGGCTGAGGCGGCAAAATTGACCAGAGATGGCGAGATGAGCCTGACGGTCCTGCCCTATGACTGTGCGACGAAATGTCTGATGGATCCAGACGGGACACCTCTCGCGTCCGTGTCCGATATGCCGGGGACTCTGGAAGTGGTGGATATGCAGGCCGTATCGGTCCCGGCAGGCTGGGGCAAGTACCTGGGGAAACTGGAGCAACGGGACGGGATATTCTTTTTACCGGTGGACAGGGTAGAAGACGGTTGGGAGACGACCTCTCCCATGATTCTGCGGTACTCGTCGCAGTTTGGGCTGGAAAGGGTGATGAAAGAACGATGA
- a CDS encoding LysE family translocator yields the protein MSKIDMAALIPYVFITTFTPGPNNVSSAAMAVKFGLGKTWGYMLGIASGVFLLMILGGSLSGFLMELVPKLEGIMKWIGAAYIIWLAWGLVREVPHEGGSSEGEGGFLKGMTLQCVNVKVMIYCLTLYSVFLRPLLARPLPVLMSALFLAAVCFSSVVLWALFGVGIESFLGSPGRRRALNYFFAAMLVVTALQVAELI from the coding sequence TTGAGTAAGATAGATATGGCGGCGCTTATTCCCTACGTGTTCATAACGACCTTCACCCCCGGTCCGAACAACGTCAGCTCCGCCGCGATGGCGGTGAAGTTCGGACTTGGGAAGACCTGGGGTTACATGCTGGGAATCGCGTCCGGCGTTTTCCTGCTGATGATCCTTGGGGGGTCTCTTTCCGGCTTTCTGATGGAGTTGGTCCCAAAGCTCGAGGGGATCATGAAATGGATCGGAGCGGCCTACATAATCTGGTTGGCCTGGGGACTGGTTAGGGAGGTTCCCCACGAGGGCGGTTCCTCCGAGGGTGAGGGAGGGTTCCTAAAGGGGATGACCCTTCAGTGCGTCAACGTCAAGGTTATGATTTATTGCCTGACCCTGTACTCGGTGTTTCTAAGGCCTCTGCTGGCTCGGCCTCTGCCCGTGCTGATGTCCGCTCTCTTTTTGGCTGCGGTCTGTTTTTCCTCGGTGGTCCTTTGGGCCCTGTTCGGAGTCGGGATAGAGAGTTTTCTCGGAAGTCCCGGCAGGCGCAGGGCCCTTAACTACTTCTTCGCGGCCATGTTGGTCGTGACAGCTCTTCAGGTGGCCGAGTTGATATGA